CCCCCGGAGTTACCGCCAGACCAGGTTATCTTCGTGAGCGACGCGGGAGGCGGTGGACGGCAGGTGAGGAACCGGTACTGAATCGATGCCGGTACGACGCCTTGGCGGGTTTCCGATCATTGCCCTTGGCCGGCGGGTCCGCCCGAAGGGGCGGGCCCGCCGGTGGCGTCGTCAGGGCTCCGTGCGGACCAGCCTGTCGTAGGCGTCCACGAGCCTGCTCGCGAGCTGGCCGACGCCGAGGACGTCGAGGCCCTTCTGCCCGCGCACCGCTGCCCTGGCGGCCGTGCGTGCGGTGGCGAAGTCGGCCCAGGAGTCGGCCGTCCAGTCGCTCCGGTCCGGGGAGCCCACCGCGTCCAGGGCGGTCCGCAGCGGTGTCGTGTCGACCGGCCCGTCCACGTCGCCGGAGAGTGCGGTGAAGGCGTCGAGCACGAGCTTCCCGGACTTGAGGGTGAACGTCGCCGTGTGTCTGCCGTCGGGCAGGCCGCGGAGTGAGTACGTCGCCTGACGCTTGTCGGTGGCGGCGGTCTTCGCGTTCCGGGCGACGGGCCGGCCGTCCACGAAGACGTCGAGGACGGCACTTGCGTCGTTGCCGCCGATGACGTCGATGCCCGTGCCGCGGAACGGGACGGTGACGGTCGCTCCCGCGGTGGCGCTGGTCGACGTCGAGCGGTACCAGTTCATCGCGTCGCCGAGGGCGGCGTTCCGGCTCCAGGTGCCCTCGTAGGCGACCGAGCTGTCCATGTTGTCGGTCAGCGTGGCGGCGTACGGGGTGTAGCCGGCGACCTTCTCGACCTTCAGGTTGTCGAACGCGGTCGTGTGGAAGTCGGTGCCGAGCTTGACGCGGCCCTCGGTCACCGGCGTGGGGTCCTGGTAGGTGGCGACGGCCTGGCCGTCGACGTACGCGGTGACGGTCGCGCCCTTGGCCTCGACGGCGAGGCGGTAGCCGTCGGCCGCGGCGACCGTCCCGGTCCGCAGCGCCGTGCCGTACCGGTAAAGGGTCCAGCTCCCGGTCGGGCCGATCCCGACGCTGTACGCGGCGTCGGTCGCGGCCATGCCCTTCTGCTGGCGTACGCCCAGGGTGGCGAGGCCGCCGGCCGGGTCCGGGAAGGAGACGTCGACCGAGGCCCGGTAGTTCTCCCAACGGAAGTCGCCGACCGTGGTGTTGGGGGTGTTCCGGTTCCAGGCGCCGGTGTCCTTCATCGACTGGTCCAGGTACTGGTACAGCACGTTGTCGCCGCTGGGACCCTTGCCGACCTCCCAGGCGCCGGTCTGGTCGACCAGGTAACGGGGCTGGTTGCCACGGGAGGTGAGGTACGACTGGGAGACCTTGCGGGCGCCGTTGTCCGTGCCGACCGCGACCCGTCCCTCCTCCTCGTACCCGAAGTCGTCGGCGTACAGGTAGGTGTCGTGGGTGTCGTGCTGCTTGCCGGTCGCGTCGGTGTCGAGGACCGTGCGGGCGGCGGTCTCGGGCAGGCGCTGCTTCGTCGCCTTGTCGGAGCTGCGGTCGAGGGTGGTGAACGTGACGATCGAGCGTGGCTTGACCGTGTAGGTGTAGTAGCCGTCGCCCTCGGGCCGGATCTGGGCGGCGAGATGCTTGAAGTCGGCGTCGTAGGCCTGGCCGGGGTCCGCGGCGCGGGTCTCCCAGACCTCCATGGTGGGATCGCCGCCCAGGGCCATGTTCTCGGCCTTGATGCGATAACTCTTCGTCCGGTCACTGTCGTTGACGGCGATCGTCGAGAAGTCCTTCTTCGCCGGGTCGGCGAGCGTCATGTAGCTGGGGGCGCCGTTCGAGCCGTCGACGTTCTCGGTGCCGCTGACGCCGCTGTAGCTCGCCTCGGGCACGGTGCGCCAGATGCCGGCCGTGTTGGTGTCGTTCTCCCAGCCGGTCTTCGCGAACTGGGTGAAGTGCTGCATCACATACACGGCGGCGTCGTAGTGGATGCTCCCCGACCACGGGTCGCGGGCGCTGACCAGCTCCTTGTGGCTGTACTGCGCGCCCTCGTAGAAGGCCCCGATCGCCGGCTGGAAGATGTAGTGCGTCCGCTTGGAGTTGGCGTAGCTCTTCACGGAGCGGTTGGCGAGGTCCAGGGCGCTCTGCACACCGCCGATGCCCGTGCTCGCGCCGCCCGGCCCCTCGCTGTTGGAGACCCGGTAGTCCGTCCAGCCGAAGGAGCCGACGCCCTCGCTGTACCAGACCTCCTTGTCCTGACCGTAGGTGTTGTCGCCGGTCGCCAGCTTCGTGTACGGCCGGTACGTGGCGCTGTCGGACGTGCCGTCGAGTCGGTCGTCGGTGGTGTAGTGGTAGCCCACCGCGTCGACCATGCCGAAGAGCTCGGTGTCCGTGAGCATCGCCGGGCCGATGTTCTTCGTGGTGTTCTCGTCCGAGGCGACGATCTTGATGTCGTGGTACGCCTTCGCGGCCGACTTCTGCTGCCGGGTTGTCAGTCCATAGCGGGAATCACTGAATTCGGTGTCGTTGGCCAACGTGTTCTTGTACCACTTGATGAAGGAGATGTCCGGTTTCTGGGTCTCGTTGGTGTCCGGATTCACGTAGTCGACCATGTACCCGTACTTCTGGTACGCGTCGAGGATCGTCTCCTTGTACCAGCGGTACATCTCGTCGGTGCCGGTGCCCTTGTTCCACTCGGTCTGCACCCACTGGGGCATGACCCAGCGCAGGATCGACACCTTGAGCTCCGGGTTGACCGTCTTGGCGTCGGCGGCGAGCTGGAAGCCGGGGGAGCGGGACGCGTCGGCGAGTTCGTCGCGGGTGCGCATCGTCGCGGGATCGGAACCGGTGGAGGTGTTGGTGTCCGAACCCATCTCGATCTTGACGTGGTTGATCAGGGGGCTCTTCCCGCCGAACAGGACCCTGATGAGCTGCCAGTACCGTTCGGGGTGCTCCGCCTTGTAGTCCATCAGCAGGTTGCTGGTGCTGTTGCAGCTGAGCAGGCCGAGGCCCTTGTAGGTCAGGCCGTTCACGTTGTCCGCGCGTACGTCGTTCCCGTCGACCACGATCTGCACGGGATCGTCCGCGGAGTGGGCGGCGGGCGCCGCGGTCACTCCTGCCGCCAGTGCCATGGTGGTCGCCGCGGCGAGGGACGCCCAGCCGAATCTTCGCTGCATACCCATTCGGGGGACCGTAGGCGGCAAGCGCTTTCTACGTCAATCCCCTTGCGTCACTCCAGATTTGCCCGTCCCCATGGGTGTGGCCTGCCGAAAAACGCGTGGACCGCGAAGGCGTCGTCGCGGGACACTGCCGAATTCGGACCGCTACTCCCCATGCACACAGGGTTAGAATGCAGACGCCTGAGCTAGAGAAAACCACGCCGCGCAGGGGCGCCGTGCTCCTCGCGCTTCGTTACTACGGACGGGAGTTGGCCCGGCTCCGCCGGCTGACGGTTCCCGCCATGCTGCTGTTCGCGCTGGGCGGCATCGGCCTCAACTACATCGCCCCGCTGATCGTCGCGAAGCTCGCCGGCGACATCGCCGACGGCGCCGAACTGACTGTCGGATCAGCACTGCCGTACGTCCTGGGTTTCGCCGGTGTCCTGCTGCTCGCGGAAGCGCTGTGGCGGGTCGC
This portion of the Streptomyces canus genome encodes:
- a CDS encoding GH59 galactosidase — encoded protein: MGMQRRFGWASLAAATTMALAAGVTAAPAAHSADDPVQIVVDGNDVRADNVNGLTYKGLGLLSCNSTSNLLMDYKAEHPERYWQLIRVLFGGKSPLINHVKIEMGSDTNTSTGSDPATMRTRDELADASRSPGFQLAADAKTVNPELKVSILRWVMPQWVQTEWNKGTGTDEMYRWYKETILDAYQKYGYMVDYVNPDTNETQKPDISFIKWYKNTLANDTEFSDSRYGLTTRQQKSAAKAYHDIKIVASDENTTKNIGPAMLTDTELFGMVDAVGYHYTTDDRLDGTSDSATYRPYTKLATGDNTYGQDKEVWYSEGVGSFGWTDYRVSNSEGPGGASTGIGGVQSALDLANRSVKSYANSKRTHYIFQPAIGAFYEGAQYSHKELVSARDPWSGSIHYDAAVYVMQHFTQFAKTGWENDTNTAGIWRTVPEASYSGVSGTENVDGSNGAPSYMTLADPAKKDFSTIAVNDSDRTKSYRIKAENMALGGDPTMEVWETRAADPGQAYDADFKHLAAQIRPEGDGYYTYTVKPRSIVTFTTLDRSSDKATKQRLPETAARTVLDTDATGKQHDTHDTYLYADDFGYEEEGRVAVGTDNGARKVSQSYLTSRGNQPRYLVDQTGAWEVGKGPSGDNVLYQYLDQSMKDTGAWNRNTPNTTVGDFRWENYRASVDVSFPDPAGGLATLGVRQQKGMAATDAAYSVGIGPTGSWTLYRYGTALRTGTVAAADGYRLAVEAKGATVTAYVDGQAVATYQDPTPVTEGRVKLGTDFHTTAFDNLKVEKVAGYTPYAATLTDNMDSSVAYEGTWSRNAALGDAMNWYRSTSTSATAGATVTVPFRGTGIDVIGGNDASAVLDVFVDGRPVARNAKTAATDKRQATYSLRGLPDGRHTATFTLKSGKLVLDAFTALSGDVDGPVDTTPLRTALDAVGSPDRSDWTADSWADFATARTAARAAVRGQKGLDVLGVGQLASRLVDAYDRLVRTEP